Proteins encoded within one genomic window of Streptomyces taklimakanensis:
- a CDS encoding class F sortase — protein sequence MAATLAALSAWTALWPSGATVPSAPSDFGDRPRATEPAVGRSYGGHDGGPTGTAPKETAEPAAVRVPEVSLNARTVPVGVDGDGTTEIPEDAGEAGWYRHGPAPGAPAGSAVLVGHVDDRTGELGAFAKLYAVREGDSVTVERRGAPPVRYEVTARETVARDRLPEEVFRRDGRPVLTLVTCAPPYDRDRGGYRNNLVVYAEPVTERG from the coding sequence GTGGCCGCGACCCTGGCCGCGCTGTCGGCCTGGACGGCGCTGTGGCCGTCCGGAGCGACCGTCCCCTCGGCCCCCTCGGATTTCGGCGACCGGCCGCGAGCCACCGAACCCGCTGTGGGCCGGTCGTACGGGGGCCATGACGGTGGCCCGACGGGCACCGCGCCCAAGGAGACGGCCGAACCGGCCGCCGTGCGCGTCCCCGAGGTCTCCCTGAACGCGCGGACCGTGCCGGTCGGCGTCGACGGCGACGGCACGACGGAGATCCCCGAGGACGCCGGTGAGGCGGGCTGGTACCGCCACGGACCGGCGCCGGGCGCACCGGCCGGCTCGGCCGTCCTGGTCGGCCACGTGGACGACCGCACCGGGGAACTGGGCGCCTTCGCCAAGCTGTACGCGGTCCGCGAGGGCGACTCGGTCACCGTCGAGCGACGCGGCGCCCCACCCGTGCGGTACGAGGTGACGGCCCGCGAGACGGTGGCCCGGGACCGGCTGCCCGAGGAGGTGTTCCGGCGCGACGGGCGTCCCGTCCTGACATTGGTCACCTGCGCCCCGCCCTACGACCGAGACCGCGGCGGCTACCGGAACAACCTGGTGGTGTACGCGGAACCCGTCACGGAACGGGGCTGA
- a CDS encoding GNAT family N-acetyltransferase: MRIVPTPFDHPDAVKLNDLVQQEYAERYGSEGDITPLDPSMFRPPNGLFLVAYDELERPVGTGGWRAMDENEENYRDGDAELKRMFVVREARRQGLSRRVLALLEEDARQAGRLRMVLETGTMQPEAIALYESSGYVPTEKFGVYRHEPGSRCYAKPLR, encoded by the coding sequence ATGCGCATCGTGCCCACCCCCTTCGACCACCCCGACGCCGTGAAGCTCAACGACCTGGTGCAGCAGGAGTACGCCGAGCGGTACGGGAGCGAGGGCGACATCACCCCGCTGGACCCGTCGATGTTCCGGCCACCGAACGGCCTGTTCCTGGTCGCCTACGACGAGTTGGAGCGTCCCGTGGGCACCGGCGGCTGGCGCGCGATGGACGAGAACGAGGAGAACTACCGGGACGGTGACGCCGAGCTGAAGCGGATGTTCGTGGTCCGCGAGGCCCGCCGGCAGGGGCTGTCCCGCCGCGTCCTGGCCCTGCTGGAGGAGGACGCCCGGCAGGCGGGACGGCTCCGGATGGTGCTGGAGACCGGCACCATGCAGCCGGAGGCGATAGCGCTGTACGAGTCCAGTGGCTACGTCCCGACCGAGAAGTTCGGGGTGTACCGCCACGAGCCGGGCAGCCGCTGCTACGCCAAGCCGCTGCGCTGA